In Gemmobacter sp., a single genomic region encodes these proteins:
- a CDS encoding IS256 family transposase, with translation MTDDRMALIELVEKQADGDLVREMLAFAAERIMEAEIEARTGAAKGARSPMREAQRNGYRDRDWDTRAGRISLEIPKLRKGSYFPSFLEPRRTAEKALVAVIQEAYVHGISTRSVDDLVKAMGAGGMSKSQVSRLCMEIDERVDAFLARPLEGAWPYLWLDATYLKVREGGRIISKAVILAVAVNEDGKREVLGVATGPSEAETFWTDFLRSLADRGLRGVKLVIADDHKGLRAAARRVFNATHQRCRIHWMRNVLAYAPAKQRTAVAAMLKTIFAQESKADAEAQWNVVADALREKQPKLGALMDASCDDVLAYMSFPREHWTQIASTNPLERVNREVKRRADVIGIFPNDAAIVRLVGALMLETNDEWAVARRYMSLETLARVTDNPNVRLPAVAT, from the coding sequence ATGACCGACGACAGAATGGCGCTGATCGAGCTGGTTGAGAAGCAGGCCGATGGCGACCTCGTGCGCGAGATGCTGGCCTTTGCGGCCGAGCGGATCATGGAAGCAGAGATCGAGGCGCGGACGGGCGCGGCCAAAGGTGCGCGCTCGCCGATGCGGGAAGCCCAGCGAAACGGATACCGCGACCGGGACTGGGACACGCGCGCTGGCCGCATCTCGCTGGAGATCCCGAAGTTGCGGAAGGGAAGCTACTTCCCCAGCTTCCTCGAGCCACGCCGCACGGCGGAGAAAGCCTTGGTTGCTGTGATCCAGGAAGCCTACGTCCACGGCATCTCGACGCGGTCCGTCGATGATCTGGTCAAAGCCATGGGCGCTGGTGGCATGTCGAAGAGCCAGGTCAGCCGGCTGTGCATGGAGATCGATGAGCGGGTGGACGCCTTCCTGGCCCGCCCCCTGGAAGGTGCGTGGCCCTATCTCTGGCTCGACGCCACCTACCTCAAGGTCAGGGAGGGCGGGCGCATCATCAGCAAGGCGGTGATACTCGCCGTGGCCGTGAACGAGGACGGCAAGCGCGAGGTGCTGGGCGTCGCCACCGGTCCGTCCGAGGCGGAGACCTTCTGGACCGACTTCCTGCGCAGTCTTGCGGACCGGGGCCTGCGCGGCGTGAAGCTGGTGATCGCAGACGACCACAAGGGCCTGCGGGCCGCGGCGCGCCGGGTCTTCAACGCCACCCACCAGAGATGCCGCATTCACTGGATGCGCAACGTCCTGGCTTACGCTCCGGCAAAGCAGCGCACCGCGGTGGCGGCGATGCTGAAGACGATCTTTGCCCAGGAGAGCAAGGCCGACGCCGAGGCACAGTGGAATGTCGTGGCCGACGCCCTGCGGGAAAAGCAGCCCAAACTCGGTGCCCTGATGGACGCCTCCTGCGACGATGTCCTCGCTTACATGTCGTTTCCCCGCGAGCACTGGACCCAGATCGCCTCCACCAACCCGCTGGAACGTGTGAACCGCGAGGTGAAACGGCGAGCCGATGTCATAGGGATCTTCCCGAACGATGCTGCCATCGTCCGCCTCGTCGGCGCGCTGATGCTCGAGACCAACGACGAGTGGGCCGTCGCGCGGCGATACATGAGCCTTGAAACGCTCGCCCGCGTCACCGACAATCCCAACGTCAGGCTGCCTGCCGTGGCTACCTGA
- a CDS encoding FAD:protein FMN transferase: MRPPTPRRGALSHAAPGFDPTPVQAALQIAVDAVDLQMSMWRPDSDLMRLNAAPVGAWQDIPADLARVLTLGLAIGRASGGAFDIGQGDAVRAWGFGSATADPQAIRDAMQAPHRPAHEVLVLDGNRVRKIAPISLDLNGIAKGYGVDRLVEVLSSYGILDALVGIDGEMRAMGLRPDGGPWTIAVEAPDRHRRAPHSILTLQDSAVATSGDYRHWVTAQGCDLSHTMDPARGAPLLAPPASVTVIAPTCAESDAWATALMVKGVEAGADLARKAGLDALFLARDDAGGVQGIGVGKLFSSKSAATAPAVGD, encoded by the coding sequence CTGCGGCCTCCTACACCACGCCGTGGGGCACTATCCCATGCCGCGCCGGGGTTTGATCCCACGCCCGTGCAGGCCGCCCTCCAGATCGCAGTCGATGCAGTCGATTTGCAAATGTCGATGTGGAGACCCGACAGCGATCTGATGCGCCTGAACGCCGCGCCGGTGGGGGCATGGCAGGACATCCCCGCCGATCTGGCCCGCGTGCTGACCCTCGGGCTGGCAATCGGTCGTGCCTCGGGCGGGGCCTTCGACATCGGTCAGGGCGATGCGGTGCGCGCCTGGGGATTTGGTTCTGCCACCGCCGATCCGCAGGCCATTCGCGATGCGATGCAGGCGCCACATCGGCCTGCCCATGAGGTGCTGGTTCTGGACGGCAACCGGGTGCGAAAGATTGCCCCCATCTCTCTGGACCTGAACGGCATCGCCAAAGGCTACGGGGTGGATCGTCTGGTCGAAGTTCTGTCGTCCTACGGTATCCTTGACGCCCTTGTCGGCATCGACGGAGAGATGCGCGCCATGGGCCTGCGCCCAGACGGTGGCCCCTGGACCATTGCGGTTGAGGCCCCCGATCGTCACCGCCGCGCGCCCCATTCCATCCTGACGCTTCAGGATTCTGCTGTCGCCACCTCGGGCGATTATCGACACTGGGTCACGGCGCAGGGGTGTGATCTGTCCCACACGATGGACCCTGCGCGCGGTGCGCCGCTTCTCGCGCCCCCTGCATCCGTCACCGTGATCGCCCCCACCTGCGCCGAGTCGGATGCCTGGGCGACGGCGCTGATGGTGAAGGGGGTCGAGGCAGGCGCAGACCTTGCACGAAAGGCAGGGCTCGACGCGCTGTTTCTCGCGCGCGATGATGCGGGTGGCGTACAAGGCATTGGCGTTGGCAAACTATTTTCGAGCAAGTCCGCGGCGACGGCCCCGGCCGTTGGAGATTGA